Proteins encoded in a region of the Pelmatolapia mariae isolate MD_Pm_ZW linkage group LG6, Pm_UMD_F_2, whole genome shotgun sequence genome:
- the gprc5bb gene encoding G protein-coupled receptor, class C, group 5, member Bb has protein sequence MALSHIIICLLPLICYGSSHPSPPPPPPRGCSVDVDPPYRVLCDLESVWGVVLETVACSGGLTSVVLAVLLLVKMRSISDPAKRSSLGPLLLLLGTLLGLFTISLAFLVGKNQALCVVRRAFWGPLFALCFSSLLVQGVRLRRLVAGKASPSGSSLAALGLALALVQGIISAEWVLLTVVREGHPACEYPPLDFALTCSYTLGLLLIAMGLSLGVVLCGGELAVDGGSGNDEDREGDSEKRKWKCNAIWLVLSSLASALLWVAWLGFYLYGSQTLRGRGNRERGGGNKDAKVFDEPALAVALVIQGWLLLLFHAIPETHLCLLKTSQSDTQDFFDTSHTSPPSHYGDELPAHSHRSFQENQAFSMEEHSATLRSGTYHGSHGSMRPGIAFRGHVYQPTEMALVMNGGTMPTAPVNYTGRRLW, from the exons ATGGCTCTCAGCCACATTATCATCTGCCTCCTGCCACTCATTTGCTATGGGTCATCCCACCCCTCTCCTCCGCCACCTCCTCCCCGGGGATGCAGTGTGGATGTGGATCCTCCATACAGGGTGCTCTGCGACCTGGAATCAGTCTGGGGTGTTGTTCTGGAGACTGTGGCCTGCAGCGGTGGTCTCACATCAGTGGTCCTCGCTGTGCTCCTGCTAGTCAAGATGCGCTCCATTTCTGATCCTGCCAAGCGCTCCAGCCTGGGGCCTCTACTCCTGCTTCTGGGCACACTTCTTGGGCTTTTTACCATCTCTCTGGCTTTCCTGGTGGGGAAGAACCAGGCGCTCTGTGTGGTTCGAAGGGCCTTCTGGGGACCCCTTTTTGCCCTCTGCTTTTCCAGCTTACTAGTGCAGGGTGTGAGGCTCAGAAGGCTGGTAGCTGGAAAGGCAAGCCCATCTGGCAGCTCCCTTGCAGCACTCGGTCTGGCCTTGGCCTTGGTTCAGGGGATAATCTCTGCCGAATGGGTGCTGCTGACTGTAGTTAGGGAGGGTCACCCAGCCTGTGAATATCCACCTTTAGACTTTGCCCTTACCTGCAGTTACACTTTGGGGCTTCTTCTCATAGCCATGGGTCTCTCTCTTGGGGTGGTGCTTTGTGGTGGAGAGCTGGCAGTAGATGGAGGAAGTGGCAATGACGAAGACAGAGAAGGAGATAGTGAAAAACGGAAATGGAAGTGTAACGCAATCTGGCTCGTCCTGTCCAGTCTCGCATCAGCATTGCTATGGGTGGCCTGGCTGGGGTTTTACCTTTACGGCAGCCAGACGTTAAGGGGGAGGGGGAacagagagaggggaggggggaaTAAGGATGCAAAAGTGTTTGATGAGCCTGCACTGGCTGTCGCCCTGGTTATTCAGGGATGGCTTCTGCTCCTGTTCCACGCTATCCCAGAGACTCACCTGTGTCTCCTGAAAACTTCACAATCCGACACGCAAGACTTCTTTGACACCAGTCACACGTCTCCTCCTTCACATTACGGAGATGAGCTCCCTGCACATTCGCACCGATCCTTCCAAGAGAACCAGGCCTTTTCAATGGAGGAACACAGTGCAA CTCTCCGAAGCGGAACATACCACGGCAGCCATGGAAGTATGCGTCCTGGTATCGCCTTCAGAGGGCATGTCTACCAACCTACCGAGATGGCTCTAGTGATGAACGGTGGTACA ATGCCCACAGCCCCAGTTAACTACACTGGACGACGGTTATGGTAA